One genomic region from Apodemus sylvaticus chromosome 1, mApoSyl1.1, whole genome shotgun sequence encodes:
- the LOC127689494 gene encoding olfactory receptor 5B2-like has product MTVMRNRTEVTEFILLGLTNDPDLQLPLFIIFLLIYTIILVGNLGMILLIVLDSRLHTPMYIFLDNLSLVDFCYSSAVTPTVMTELLGGDKIISYNDCAAQVFFFAGFATVENYLLASMAYDHYAAVCKPLHYTTIMTTSMYRWLITGSYIISFMNASIHIADIFTLSFCKSNVIHHFFCDIPAIMAITCFDNQVRELVLLYIESLNMFFALFVICTSYFLIFVSIIKMHSTSGHHKAISTCASHFTTVSICYGTVFFMYLQPSSSHSMDTDKLTSVFYTMVIPMLNPLVYSLRNKEVKKAFIKLIQHN; this is encoded by the coding sequence ATGACAGTAATGAGGAACAGGACAGAAGTAACAGAGTTCATTCTGCTGGGACTCACAAATGACCCAGACCTGCAGCTTCCACTCTTTATCATCTTCCTTCTCATCTACACCATCATCCTGGTGGGAAACCTAGGGATGATCCTGCTGATTGTCCTGGATTCTCGGCTCCACACCCCCATGTACATTTTCCTTGATAATCTTTCTCTGGTGGATTTCTGTTACTCTTCAGCTGTCACCCCCACAGTCATGACTGAGCTTCTTGGAGGAGACAAGATCATTTCTTACAATGATTGTGCTGCTCAGGTGTTCTTTTTTGCAGGCTTTGCTACTGTGGAGAATTATCTGTTGGCCTCCATGGCCTATGATCACTATGCAGCAGTGTGTAAGCCCCTACACTATACCACCATCATGACTACAAGTATGTATAGATGGCTTATCACTGGCTCATATATCATCAGTTTTATGAATGCCTCCATTCATATTGCAGACATATTCACTCTCTCCTTCTGCAAGTCCAATGTGATTCATCATTTTTTCTGTGATATTCCTGCAATCATGGCTATCACTTGTTTTGATAATCAAGTTAGAGAACTTGTTCTTCTTTACATTGAGAGTTTAAATATGTTTTTTGCTCTATTCGTTATATGTACatcttactttttaatttttgtctccATCATAAAGATGCACTCAACTTCAGGACATCACAAGGCTATATCCACCTGTGCTTCCCACTTCACTACAGTCTCCATTTGCTACGGAACTgtcttttttatgtatttacagcCCAGCTCCAGTCATTCCATGGACACAGACAAACTTACATCTGTATTCTACACCATGGTCATTCCCATGCTGAATCCTCTAGTCTACAGCTTGAGGAACAAGGAGGTCAAGAAAGCATTTATAAAGTTGATACAACATAATTAA